A single window of Bacilli bacterium DNA harbors:
- a CDS encoding aldo/keto reductase translates to MKLRALGSTGLMVSEISFGTWTIGGSWGKVDDGESLRALQKAIDAGVNFFDTADVYGDGRSEQLLAKATKGMEDRIYIATKFCRAGDVHDPANYSMERVRAYCEASIKRLNREAIDLYQIHCPPLKVLQDGSVFEVLDKLMEEGKVRHYGVSVETVEEGLFCLTQSNVRALQVIFNIFRQKPMEELFPLAKAKGVGILVRLPLASGLLTGKFTKESKFAADDHRNFNQNGEQFNIGETFAGLGLQKGVELADKLRWIAEGRGNMARAALRWILDCEDISCVIPGFRNVRQVEDNLQAANVPSFTRDEQERLKKFYREEVHAYIRGAY, encoded by the coding sequence ATGAAGCTTCGTGCTTTAGGCTCAACCGGACTTATGGTTAGCGAAATCAGTTTTGGCACATGGACGATTGGCGGATCGTGGGGCAAGGTGGATGACGGCGAGTCGCTGCGGGCGCTGCAAAAGGCCATCGACGCGGGCGTCAATTTCTTTGATACGGCGGATGTATATGGCGACGGGCGCAGTGAGCAATTGTTGGCAAAGGCGACGAAGGGCATGGAAGACCGCATTTATATCGCCACGAAGTTTTGCCGGGCCGGCGACGTCCATGACCCTGCAAACTATTCAATGGAACGTGTGCGCGCATATTGTGAAGCAAGCATTAAACGGCTGAATCGGGAAGCGATTGATCTGTACCAGATTCATTGCCCGCCATTAAAGGTTTTGCAGGACGGCAGCGTCTTTGAGGTGCTCGACAAGCTGATGGAAGAAGGGAAAGTCCGGCATTACGGCGTAAGCGTGGAGACGGTGGAGGAAGGGCTGTTTTGCTTGACGCAGTCCAATGTTCGCGCTTTGCAGGTGATATTCAACATTTTCCGGCAAAAGCCGATGGAGGAACTTTTCCCGCTGGCAAAAGCAAAAGGCGTCGGCATTCTGGTCCGTTTGCCGCTCGCGAGCGGGCTTCTGACCGGTAAATTCACGAAGGAATCAAAGTTTGCCGCAGACGATCATCGCAATTTCAATCAAAACGGCGAACAGTTCAACATCGGCGAGACATTCGCCGGATTAGGCTTGCAAAAAGGCGTGGAGTTGGCCGACAAACTGCGCTGGATCGCCGAAGGACGGGGCAACATGGCGCGGGCGGCGCTCCGCTGGATACTCGATTGCGAAGATATCAGCTGCGTCATCCCCGGGTTCCGTAACGTCCGCCAGGTTGAAGACAACTTGCAGGCGGCAAATGTACCTTCTTTTACGCGCGACGAACAAGAGCGTCTAAAGAAGTTCTATCGGGAAGAAGTGCATGCATATATTCGCGGGGCGTATTGA
- the cas12b gene encoding type V CRISPR-associated protein Cas12b produces the protein MLRHQPTILFSDVHIKEQGNPLWVNEKAKWEKQKQQNPLPEIMNRLEAWGLKPLIPLFTDTQQHIKWLPKKAREFVRTWDRDMFQQAIEQLLSWESWNDNLMKEALKLKNEQLEIEEKYFSDLESREWLQEMRAFEEKRAKELAIVSFAPTGTYRLLRRELRGWEQVSAKWIKLVQKGEINEEAYKRIVAKTQTEHRKEFGDPQVYAFLAKPENHHLWQTNPERMKYLVALNTILHKLDQTKSEAEFTLPDAVKHPKWLRFDARGGNLQSLRSLPYLKKDSARYGSLGGTVFFLY, from the coding sequence ATGTTGAGACATCAACCTACGATTCTATTTTCCGATGTTCATATAAAGGAACAAGGAAACCCACTATGGGTGAATGAAAAAGCGAAATGGGAAAAGCAGAAGCAGCAAAACCCGCTTCCGGAGATCATGAATCGACTGGAAGCGTGGGGCTTGAAACCACTCATACCGCTTTTTACCGACACACAACAGCATATTAAATGGCTTCCAAAGAAAGCACGCGAATTTGTGCGCACGTGGGATCGGGATATGTTTCAACAGGCCATTGAACAGTTACTTTCGTGGGAGTCATGGAATGATAATCTCATGAAAGAAGCATTGAAACTTAAAAACGAACAATTGGAAATCGAAGAAAAATATTTTTCCGACCTTGAAAGCCGAGAGTGGCTGCAAGAAATGCGAGCTTTTGAAGAAAAACGGGCTAAAGAACTCGCCATAGTTTCTTTCGCCCCTACAGGAACATATCGATTGCTTCGCCGGGAATTGCGAGGCTGGGAACAAGTTTCGGCAAAATGGATAAAGCTTGTGCAGAAAGGCGAAATAAACGAAGAGGCATACAAACGGATCGTTGCAAAGACGCAGACGGAACATCGCAAAGAATTTGGCGACCCGCAAGTGTATGCATTTTTGGCAAAACCGGAGAACCATCATTTATGGCAGACAAACCCGGAAAGAATGAAATATCTTGTAGCATTAAATACTATTTTGCACAAACTTGATCAAACAAAGTCCGAAGCGGAATTCACGCTTCCCGATGCGGTTAAGCATCCAAAGTGGTTACGTTTCGACGCAAGGGGCGGAAATCTTCAATCTTTGAGATCTTTGCCATATTTAAAAAAAGACAGTGCCCGTTATGGAAGCCTCGGCGGCACTGTCTTTTTTTTATACTGA